A DNA window from Ficedula albicollis isolate OC2 chromosome 1, FicAlb1.5, whole genome shotgun sequence contains the following coding sequences:
- the NIT2 gene encoding omega-amidase NIT2, with protein sequence MRAAGAAMASFRLALIQLHVSAVKSDNLQRACGLVREASAKGAKLVALPECFNSPYGTQYFKEYAEKIPGESTQKLSEVAKECSIYLIGGSIPEEDGGKLYNTCTVFGPDGALLAKHRKVHLFDINVPGKIQFKESETLSPGNSFSMFDTPYCKVGLGICYDMRFAEMAQIYGQKGCQLLIYPGAFNMTTGPAHWELLQRGRAVDNQLYVATVSPARDEKASYVAWGHSTVVNPWGEVIAKAGAEETVVYTDIDLKKLAEIRQQIPILSQKRCDLYGVEMKK encoded by the exons CCTTCCGCCTCGCTCTTATCCAGCTTCATGTATCTGCTGTTAAATCAGATAATCTCCAGCGAGCCTGTGGACTGGTGAGAGAAGCATCTGCTAAAGGAGCAAAGCTTGTGGCTCTACCT GAATGCTTTAATTCTCCATATGGAACCCAATACTTTAAGGAGTATGCAGAGAAGATACCTGGGGAATCTACACAAAAGCTGTCAGAAGTTGCAAAGGAGTGCAGCATATATCTTATTGGAG GATCCATTCCAGAAGAGGATGGTGGAAAGCTCTATAATACGTGTACTGTCTTTGGGCCTGATGGTGCTCTGCTGGCAAAGCATAGGAAG GTCCATTTGTTTGACATTAATGTTCCTGGGAAGATACAGTTCAAAGAGTCTGAAACACTGAGTCCAGGGAATAGTTTCTCCATGTTTGACACAC CATACTGCAAAGTGGGCTTGGGCATCTGCTATGATATGAGATTTGCAGAGATGGCTCAAATCTACGGCCAGAAAG GTTGCCAGCTGCTGATATATCCTGGGGCTTTTAACATGACAACAGGACCAGCTCATTGGGAACTCTTACAAAGGGGACG AGCTGTTGATAATCAACTCTACGTAGCTACTGTATCTCCTGCTAGAGATGAAAAAGCATCCTACGTTGCCTGGGGACACAGTACTGTAGTAAATCCATG GGGTGAAGTCATAGCcaaagctggagctgaggaaaCAGTTGTATACACAGATATAG ATCTAAAGAAACTTGCAGAAATACGTCAGCAAATTCCTATTTTAAGTCAGAAGCGTTGTGATCTCTATGGTGTAGAGATGAAAAAGTGA